The DNA segment AAGAGTAAGTATTTGCAATGTAGAAGATAGACCCGGAATCGCAGCAGAGATTTTTGGCGCATTGAGTGAGGCAAACATTAATGTGGATATGATTGTGCAAACTATTGGGAGAGACGGAAAAACCGATATAGATTTCACAATCCCTGAAGTAGAACTAGAGAATACCAAGCGTGTATTAAAGGCTTTTGAAAGCAATGTAGAAAGCATTGATTATGATAGTGATATTGCCAAAGTTTCTATTGTAGGCGTGGGTATGAAATCTCATAGTGGCGTGGCAGCAAGGGCATTCCAAGCACTTGCAGAAGACAATATTAATATTATGATGATTAGCACGAGTGAGATTAAAATCTCTATGGTGATTCGTTTAAAATACGCAGAATTAGCGATTCGCACTCTACACAATGTGTATGAACTAGACAAATAATCCAAATTATGCAAGATTTATCTAGCTGGACATTGCAAGCTTTGCGCTATGATGCAAGCCACCCAACTTGGCTTGAAGAGCGAAAATTTGAGTGGATTCCGTTAATCAAACGCGCCTTACAAAAAATTTTCAATGGCGAGAGTATAATTTTGATAACTGATAGAGATAGAGAATGGTTTATGAATTATGTGATTAGCTCCATCAATAAAACAAACAATCGCCCTTATGTGCCAATCATCAGCATTCAAACACTTTTTCCTCAATTAGATAAAACACACAAAGATGAAACGGAAATTTCTTTAATTAACGATTATTTGGATAATGTCTTTTCCCAAAAATATTTTTTCTGGTATGTGGGACATAATGACACAACGCGAGCAAAGCTTGCACTAAGCCACGAAGATGGTTTTCTGTGGATATTTGATACGCGTTTGCAAAATAGCTTTACTTTACAATCCACAGATTCTCTTGTGGATATTCACTTAATGCAAATGTATAGAATCTTTAATCTAACCTTGGAAGCCGCAATGTTTGGGCGTGTAAGCTTAGATTAATCTAGGATTTTTATGCGAGATTCTAACGCAATTCCTACTCTAAATCCCTCAAGCAATTCCAATCTTGGACGCATTTTACTTGTCAATCACCCCATTAGTGCAGCAGGCGAATACTATGAAAAACAAAATCAGCAAAATTATCGTCTCTTTTGTGCAGAGGAATTGACGATTGAAATCTCCCGTGCGATTATTGATGAAAGCTATATCGCAAGCGAAAAAACAAAAACCATTTTGATTGCCGCAAATTCTTTCAATATTTATGCTCAAAATGCTCTTTTAAAAATCTTAGAAGAACCTCCAAATGGAGTTATTTTTGTTCTTTATGCTAGAATGAAATCTCTGCTTCTTCCGACAATTCGTTCGCGCCTGCCCATACTCAATCACACAAACAAACAAAAATTACCTCCTTTTGCTTTGGATATTCGCACGATAAATTTAGAAAAAATTTATTTATTTTTGAAAGAAAAACAAAAAGAAATGAATAGTAACACCCTTAAAATAGAGATTCAAAGCCTTTATTTAGACGCGTTAAAAATTGGCTTACATTTTGATGTCAAGGAAACAAAAATATTTGAACGCGCACTGATATGGGAGCAGCAACACGAAAAATCACACCATATACTTTTGGTTTTGCTATTATTAATCTTGCGCAAGAAAAAACAAAATTTTGCTCGTCAAAACTTTTGATAGTTTAAAAGGACAACAATGGCATTTGTGCAGTATTTAGAAAATTGTGAAAACGAACTTAAAAACCTCCATTGCGAAGATATAGGTTACCAAATCTTACGCAACAAAACAAAAACCTTTTGCTTCTCTATCCAATCCCTAAAAGCACCTGCAGCAAATATTTTAAAACAAGAAGCTTTAGCAGTCGGTGCAGATTTTGCCTTGCCAAGAGATGCGATTCTTTATAAACGCGAAATTTACAATGGAATCCTAATGCTCAACCTCTCACAGAGCAAAGCACTACTAAAAAAACTTAAACTACAACCTTTTGAATTAAAACAAGTAGCACAAGATTTGGAATCCCACCTTAAATTTCATCGTTTTAAACCTAAAATTATGGGGATTATCAATGCAACTCCCGATAGTTTTTATCAAGATTCTAGGAAAAGTGCGCAAGAGGCAAAACTAAGAATCCTAGAAATGATACAAGAGGGGGTAGAAATTATAGACATTGGCGCGGCAAGCACACGACCAGGCAGTGCTTGGGTAAGCGAAGAGGAAGAAAAAGCGCGTTTAAAAAATATT comes from the Helicobacter ganmani genome and includes:
- a CDS encoding HobA family DNA replication regulator, which gives rise to MQDLSSWTLQALRYDASHPTWLEERKFEWIPLIKRALQKIFNGESIILITDRDREWFMNYVISSINKTNNRPYVPIISIQTLFPQLDKTHKDETEISLINDYLDNVFSQKYFFWYVGHNDTTRAKLALSHEDGFLWIFDTRLQNSFTLQSTDSLVDIHLMQMYRIFNLTLEAAMFGRVSLD
- a CDS encoding DNA polymerase III subunit delta', producing MRDSNAIPTLNPSSNSNLGRILLVNHPISAAGEYYEKQNQQNYRLFCAEELTIEISRAIIDESYIASEKTKTILIAANSFNIYAQNALLKILEEPPNGVIFVLYARMKSLLLPTIRSRLPILNHTNKQKLPPFALDIRTINLEKIYLFLKEKQKEMNSNTLKIEIQSLYLDALKIGLHFDVKETKIFERALIWEQQHEKSHHILLVLLLLILRKKKQNFARQNF